The Chloroflexaceae bacterium genome has a segment encoding these proteins:
- a CDS encoding DUF429 domain-containing protein has translation MVSSAGSPITAYIGIDLAWSERNQSGAACLTGDPAGAALVAPPELLDDLEAIVAYVERHAEAGPAIVAVDAPLLVPNYSGRRPADAALSAAFRRYEAGAHPANRRLLARNGVVRGERLVAMLEGRGFRHVERIDAGVNGRLITEVFPHPAMIAIFGLERSLKYKARPGRSTTLRLAEWRRYQTHLAALRDADPPLRGHEAFAQTDVASFNGCALKAYEDRMDALMCAYIALYAHRWGAARCRTFGDLREGYIFTPVPEW, from the coding sequence ATGGTCTCCAGCGCAGGTTCTCCAATCACCGCATACATTGGCATTGATCTGGCCTGGTCGGAGCGCAACCAGAGCGGCGCGGCATGTCTGACGGGCGACCCGGCAGGCGCGGCGCTGGTGGCGCCCCCGGAACTGCTGGACGACCTCGAGGCGATCGTGGCCTACGTGGAGCGGCATGCGGAGGCCGGCCCGGCGATTGTCGCCGTGGACGCCCCGCTGCTCGTGCCCAACTACAGCGGGCGCCGTCCGGCCGATGCCGCCCTCAGCGCGGCCTTCCGGCGCTACGAGGCCGGAGCGCACCCCGCCAATCGGCGCCTGCTCGCCCGCAACGGCGTGGTGCGCGGCGAACGACTGGTCGCGATGCTGGAGGGCAGAGGCTTCCGCCATGTTGAGCGTATTGACGCCGGGGTAAACGGCCGGCTGATTACCGAGGTCTTTCCCCATCCGGCGATGATCGCCATCTTTGGCCTGGAGCGGAGCCTCAAGTACAAGGCCCGTCCGGGCCGCTCGACGACGCTGCGCCTGGCCGAATGGCGGCGCTACCAGACGCACCTTGCCGCCCTGAGGGACGCCGACCCGCCCCTGCGCGGCCACGAGGCGTTTGCGCAAACCGATGTAGCCTCATTCAACGGGTGCGCGCTCAAGGCTTACGAAGACCGCATGGACGCGCTCATGTGCGCCTACATCGCCCTCTATGCCCACCGCTGGGGCGCAGCCCGCTGCCGCACCTTCGGTGATCTGCGCGAGGGCTACATTTTTACCCCCGTGCCGGAGTGGTAG
- a CDS encoding 2-oxo acid dehydrogenase subunit E2 → MIEIKMPQLGESVTEGTIGRWLKRPGETVAKYEPLLEVITDKVDTEVPAPETGTLLEILVGEGETVRVGTVIARIGTPEEAAGLVQPAVPAEQPAPVTAPAPAAAPRPTVAPSTADGTARSGFISPVVARLVAEHGLDLARIPGTGQGGRVTKQDVLRYLEARQAEAPVAAPPAPVAPAAPAPQVVAPPPAPSPVVPQVVAPPPAPPPVAATPLPEDVELVPLTPMRRSIAEHMERSVRTAPHVTTVMEADLSRVAAHREANKAAFERQGVRLTFTPYFVQAAVAGLRQTPVMNGRFTEAGIMLNRRIHIGVAVALDEGLLVPVIRDADEKNLLGLARIINDLAERARTRRLTPDETQGGTFTITNHGVSGSLFATPIINQPQAAILGVGAIVKRPVVVTQHGVDAIAIKPMCYLSLTFDHRVADGATADAFLAAVKAALEGM, encoded by the coding sequence GTGATCGAGATCAAGATGCCCCAACTGGGCGAAAGCGTCACTGAGGGAACCATTGGCCGCTGGTTGAAGCGACCTGGCGAGACGGTGGCGAAGTATGAGCCGTTGCTGGAGGTCATTACCGATAAAGTTGACACCGAGGTGCCCGCGCCGGAGACGGGGACGCTGCTGGAGATCCTGGTGGGCGAGGGCGAGACGGTGCGCGTGGGCACAGTGATTGCCCGCATCGGCACGCCTGAGGAAGCCGCCGGTCTGGTTCAGCCGGCGGTCCCGGCGGAGCAACCGGCGCCGGTGACCGCGCCCGCGCCAGCCGCAGCGCCTCGGCCCACGGTCGCCCCGTCTACGGCGGATGGTACGGCCCGAAGCGGGTTTATCTCACCGGTAGTGGCGCGTCTGGTGGCCGAACATGGCCTCGATCTGGCGCGCATTCCCGGGACGGGCCAGGGAGGGCGCGTCACCAAGCAGGACGTGCTGCGCTACCTTGAGGCGCGTCAGGCCGAGGCGCCGGTCGCCGCACCACCGGCGCCCGTAGCCCCCGCAGCTCCCGCCCCCCAGGTGGTCGCGCCGCCGCCCGCCCCCTCGCCTGTGGTCCCCCAGGTGGTCGCGCCGCCGCCCGCCCCGCCGCCCGTAGCCGCGACACCGCTGCCCGAAGACGTCGAACTGGTTCCGCTGACGCCTATGCGTCGCTCGATCGCCGAGCACATGGAGCGCTCGGTGCGGACGGCGCCGCACGTGACCACGGTGATGGAGGCCGACCTGAGCCGGGTGGCGGCCCACCGGGAAGCCAACAAGGCGGCCTTCGAGCGCCAGGGCGTGCGGCTGACCTTTACGCCCTACTTTGTGCAGGCCGCCGTTGCCGGGTTGCGGCAGACGCCGGTGATGAACGGCCGGTTTACCGAGGCAGGCATCATGCTCAACCGGCGCATCCACATCGGGGTGGCCGTGGCCCTCGACGAGGGCCTGCTTGTACCGGTCATACGCGACGCCGACGAAAAGAACCTGCTGGGCCTGGCGCGCATCATCAACGACCTGGCCGAGCGGGCGCGCACCCGGCGCCTGACACCCGACGAGACCCAGGGCGGCACCTTCACCATTACCAACCATGGCGTCAGCGGCAGCCTCTTCGCCACACCGATCATCAATCAGCCTCAGGCGGCCATCCTCGGCGTGGGGGCGATTGTCAAGCGCCCGGTGGTGGTGACGCAGCACGGGGTGGACGCGATCGCGATCAAGCCGATGTGCTACCTCTCCCTCACTTTTGACCACCGCGTCGCCGATGGAGCGACTGCCGACGCCTTTCTGGCAGCGGTCAAGGCGGCGCTGGAAGGCATGTGA
- a CDS encoding LCP family protein, whose amino-acid sequence MARPDRPVRSFFWPLVGLGAVLVLALVVMGAAAQALAVRRNLAALHITPAPAPQESRVGGARLLQLPTLAPTRPGAPAPVTVLLLGTDRRPGQEVTPRSDAVLVARIDPARRRVALLSLPRDLWVAIPGHGNNRLNAAYLWGERDGPPGNGLALARATVSQALGAPIDYVVVADFRGFAGIIDALGGVTVDVPRPLVDHQFPTADYRVTTVRFAAGRQRMDGATALAYARIRHPDSDFERGLRQQAVLVAIAERLRERGDLATWFAARRVSAALVGYVQTDMPVERMLELVWTLRDLDPAAVERYAFTEADVRFGVDNDRVALSPLPGVMERYARLLLYGPGEA is encoded by the coding sequence TTGGCACGCCCTGATCGCCCTGTCCGCTCTTTCTTCTGGCCGCTGGTCGGGCTGGGGGCCGTTCTTGTTTTGGCGCTCGTCGTAATGGGAGCAGCGGCGCAGGCGCTCGCGGTGCGCCGCAACCTGGCGGCGCTGCACATCACGCCGGCCCCGGCGCCGCAAGAATCCCGCGTCGGAGGCGCTCGCCTGCTCCAGCTCCCCACCCTGGCGCCGACGCGTCCCGGCGCTCCAGCGCCCGTCACTGTGCTGCTCCTCGGCACCGACCGGCGTCCCGGCCAGGAGGTCACCCCGCGCAGCGATGCGGTGCTGGTGGCGCGGATTGACCCGGCCCGCAGGCGCGTGGCGCTGCTGTCGCTCCCCCGCGATCTCTGGGTGGCTATCCCCGGCCACGGCAACAACCGGCTCAATGCGGCCTACCTCTGGGGCGAACGCGACGGGCCTCCCGGCAATGGCCTGGCCCTGGCGCGAGCCACGGTCAGCCAGGCGCTGGGGGCGCCGATTGATTATGTGGTGGTGGCCGACTTTCGTGGTTTCGCTGGAATTATTGACGCCCTTGGCGGCGTAACTGTGGACGTGCCGCGCCCGCTGGTCGATCATCAGTTTCCGACCGCCGACTATCGCGTAACGACCGTCCGTTTCGCCGCGGGCCGGCAACGTATGGACGGAGCGACGGCGCTGGCCTACGCCCGCATCCGTCACCCTGATAGCGACTTCGAGCGCGGGCTGCGTCAGCAGGCCGTACTGGTCGCTATCGCCGAGCGCCTGCGTGAGCGGGGCGACCTGGCCACCTGGTTCGCGGCCCGGCGGGTCAGCGCGGCCCTGGTGGGCTACGTGCAAACCGATATGCCGGTCGAGCGCATGCTTGAACTGGTCTGGACGCTGCGCGATCTCGATCCGGCCGCTGTGGAGCGCTACGCCTTCACCGAGGCCGATGTGCGCTTCGGCGTGGATAACGACCGCGTGGCCCTGTCGCCGCTTCCCGGGGTAATGGAACGCTACGCACGGTTGTTGCTCTATGGACCAGGGGAAGCGTAG
- a CDS encoding alpha/beta hydrolase-fold protein → MPYRSDGSTTRLTDYAGLLDRANWSLAAFYQRQGPPMRREYHAWRSPRLQRTMELLVFGHAGARVLVFPTRGGRFYDYENWGLVDALRHTVEAGNIQLFCVDSVDYESLYARHRPPRERIARHQQYEAYILEEVVPFSQQLNPNPHLIAHGCSLGAYHAVALAFRHPQRFRKVVGLSGRYDLTMPMGSFRDLFDGHYDETVYFYNPCHFLPQLNDPVLLEALRRLEIILAVGEEDVFLANNQSLSAILWQKGIWHALHIWPGEAHCAAVWRQMVPWYL, encoded by the coding sequence ATGCCATATCGTTCAGATGGCAGCACCACCCGGCTTACAGACTATGCGGGATTGTTGGATCGGGCCAACTGGAGCCTTGCGGCCTTCTACCAGCGTCAAGGACCGCCGATGCGCCGGGAGTATCACGCGTGGCGCAGTCCACGCTTGCAGCGAACCATGGAACTGCTGGTGTTCGGGCACGCCGGAGCGCGGGTGCTGGTCTTTCCTACCCGTGGCGGACGATTCTACGACTACGAAAACTGGGGCCTGGTTGACGCATTGCGTCACACCGTTGAGGCAGGCAACATTCAACTCTTCTGTGTCGATAGTGTGGACTATGAGAGCCTCTACGCGCGCCATCGCCCTCCCCGGGAGCGGATCGCGCGCCATCAGCAATACGAGGCGTATATTCTGGAAGAGGTCGTGCCATTTTCGCAGCAACTCAATCCCAATCCGCATCTGATCGCCCATGGGTGCAGCCTGGGCGCGTATCACGCGGTGGCCCTGGCGTTTCGCCATCCTCAGCGCTTCCGCAAGGTGGTTGGCCTGAGTGGACGCTACGATCTGACCATGCCAATGGGATCGTTTCGTGATCTGTTCGATGGTCACTACGATGAGACGGTCTACTTTTACAACCCCTGCCATTTCCTGCCGCAACTGAACGACCCGGTGTTGCTTGAGGCGCTACGCCGGCTGGAGATCATTCTGGCTGTGGGCGAGGAAGACGTCTTCCTGGCCAACAATCAGTCGCTCAGCGCTATTCTGTGGCAAAAAGGCATCTGGCATGCCCTGCACATCTGGCCTGGCGAGGCCCACTGCGCCGCGGTCTGGCGCCAGATGGTGCCGTGGTACTTGTAG
- a CDS encoding SGNH/GDSL hydrolase family protein — protein sequence MEWYEEEVRAIEQAHALNPPPPGATVFYGSSSLRLWSTLEEDLAPWPVVNRAFGGSTLSACVYFFERLVPPCAPGSLVIYAGDNDLGDGQPVSSVIGSLHRLLDKVDTLCGKIPVAFMAIKPSPARWRLRHAIRQVNEAARQALIARPKGYFIDVYQPMLQRNGEPVSALFADDGLHLSDEGYRLWAAILRTFRFPLFDP from the coding sequence ATGGAATGGTACGAGGAAGAGGTGCGGGCCATCGAACAGGCGCACGCCCTGAATCCGCCCCCTCCTGGAGCGACGGTATTTTATGGCAGTTCATCGCTCCGTCTCTGGTCAACCCTGGAAGAGGACCTGGCGCCCTGGCCAGTGGTGAACCGGGCCTTCGGCGGCTCAACGCTGTCCGCCTGCGTCTATTTTTTCGAGCGCCTGGTGCCGCCGTGCGCGCCAGGCAGTCTGGTGATCTATGCTGGCGACAATGACCTCGGTGATGGCCAGCCCGTCAGTTCGGTCATCGGCTCGTTGCACCGGCTGCTGGATAAAGTAGATACACTTTGCGGCAAGATCCCGGTGGCATTTATGGCCATCAAGCCCAGCCCGGCCCGCTGGCGCCTGCGCCATGCCATTCGCCAGGTCAACGAGGCCGCGCGCCAGGCGCTCATTGCCCGCCCCAAGGGATACTTTATTGACGTGTATCAGCCCATGCTCCAGCGCAATGGCGAGCCTGTTTCGGCGCTCTTCGCCGACGATGGTCTGCATCTGAGCGACGAAGGCTATCGCCTCTGGGCCGCGATCCTGCGCACCTTTCGATTTCCGCTTTTCGATCCCTGA
- a CDS encoding S1C family serine protease, translating into MLVITLTLLSACNQPSSGTQQPTVPPTTPPEPTVAPTIAPTPTTLAIRSLDDVRKAVVQIEAQGTFVSPSEGTVFNVAGRGSGFIIDESGIAVTNNHVVTGSALLKVFVNGESRPRNARILGVSECSDLAVIDIDGDGYSYLEWYDGDIKVGLDVFAAGYPLGDPEFTLTRGIISKARADGESSWASVDNVVEHDATINPGSSGGPLLTSDGRVVGVNYAGRSDTDQYYAIARDEALPLIKQLRDGKDVTSLGINGEAFASPDGSLSGIWVWSVKSGSPADKAGVRPGDIVTQLERLVLATDGKMTSYCDILRSRTSSDTLQIAVLRSETEQVLEGQINGRELQETISFARGNDVPDVADTGASYDEYYTFENESRTLRVDIPRAWSDTSTGSWRRGDTEVPQSIALVAAPNINDFLNTWTTPGMFLGASRQLARELTPDQLLDEMAFTNECTFDGRSDYSDALYTGRYDVWTNCGGRDTALVVVAFTPEDKSFLGMVQVQVVSEADLEALDRILDTFVVERGF; encoded by the coding sequence TTGCTGGTCATCACTCTCACCCTGTTGAGCGCCTGCAACCAGCCCTCCTCCGGGACGCAACAACCCACCGTTCCGCCCACGACGCCCCCGGAGCCGACCGTGGCGCCGACGATTGCCCCGACACCTACCACGCTGGCGATCCGTTCGCTCGACGACGTGCGGAAGGCAGTGGTGCAGATCGAGGCACAGGGCACGTTCGTCTCGCCCAGTGAGGGCACAGTGTTCAACGTCGCGGGGCGTGGTTCCGGCTTTATCATTGACGAGAGCGGCATTGCCGTCACCAACAACCACGTAGTCACCGGCTCGGCCCTGCTCAAGGTCTTCGTGAACGGCGAGAGCCGCCCCCGCAATGCTCGCATCCTGGGAGTCTCCGAGTGCTCCGACCTGGCGGTGATTGACATTGACGGCGATGGCTATTCCTACCTCGAATGGTACGATGGCGACATCAAAGTCGGCCTGGACGTGTTTGCCGCCGGGTACCCCCTGGGCGATCCAGAATTCACCCTCACCCGCGGGATCATTTCTAAGGCCCGCGCCGACGGCGAGTCGAGCTGGGCCTCGGTGGACAACGTAGTTGAACACGATGCGACGATCAATCCCGGCAGTTCAGGCGGCCCTCTGCTGACAAGCGATGGGCGGGTCGTAGGCGTGAACTACGCCGGTCGTTCGGATACCGACCAGTACTACGCCATCGCCCGCGACGAGGCCCTGCCGCTGATCAAGCAACTGCGCGACGGCAAGGACGTCACCTCGCTGGGCATCAACGGTGAAGCCTTTGCCTCCCCCGACGGCTCGCTTTCGGGCATCTGGGTCTGGTCGGTCAAGTCCGGTTCGCCCGCAGACAAGGCCGGCGTGCGCCCGGGCGACATCGTGACCCAGCTCGAGCGGCTGGTGCTGGCCACCGACGGCAAGATGACCAGCTACTGCGACATTCTGCGCAGCCGCACGTCGAGCGACACACTGCAGATCGCCGTGCTGCGCAGCGAGACCGAGCAAGTGCTGGAGGGGCAGATTAACGGTCGCGAATTACAGGAGACGATCTCCTTTGCGCGGGGGAACGATGTGCCTGACGTCGCTGATACTGGCGCATCCTACGATGAGTATTATACGTTCGAAAACGAGTCGCGGACGTTACGAGTTGACATCCCCCGGGCCTGGAGCGACACCTCAACCGGTTCCTGGCGCCGGGGCGATACCGAGGTTCCCCAGAGCATCGCCCTGGTGGCCGCACCGAATATCAACGATTTCCTGAATACCTGGACTACGCCGGGCATGTTCCTGGGCGCCTCGCGCCAACTGGCGCGCGAGTTGACGCCCGACCAGTTGCTCGATGAGATGGCGTTCACCAACGAATGCACCTTCGACGGCCGGAGCGACTACAGTGACGCCCTGTACACCGGCAGGTACGACGTGTGGACGAACTGCGGCGGTCGCGACACCGCGCTGGTGGTAGTCGCCTTTACTCCGGAGGACAAGTCGTTCCTGGGCATGGTGCAGGTCCAGGTCGTCTCCGAGGCTGACCTCGAAGCCCTGGATCGCATTCTGGACACCTTCGTGGTTGAGCGCGGGTTCTGA
- the uxaC gene encoding glucuronate isomerase: MPGIPWTLAPDRCFDPEPSRRALARDLYAMVRDLPLLCPHGHVPPALLADPDAHLGNPATLFVIPDHYVTRMLYSQGVPLESLGIPTRDGAPVETDPRRIWQRFAEHFHLFRGTPTGLWLADELVNLFGVSERLDGASAQRIYDHLEAQLARPEFRPRTLLARFNIALLCTTDAATDPLDQHRQIHASGLTYVRPTFRPDALLAIDAPDWPAQIARLSERSGIDVVDYSGFIRALEARRAAFKALGALATDHGVLTPATERLSDGEAGRIFARALRRAADARDAARFTAHMLMEFARMSCEDGLVMQLHAGSLRNHHERLYARFGPDMGADIPVATEWTRNLRPLLNAYGADPRFRLILFTLDESAYGRELAPLAGHYPAVLIGPPWWFFDSVNGMRRYFAEVVEIAGIYNTAGFNDDTRAFASIPARHDLWRRVSCDWLAGLVVQGLLAEDEAVDMACELAYGLARRAYFRGSPAI, from the coding sequence ATGCCCGGCATACCCTGGACGCTCGCGCCGGATCGCTGTTTTGACCCCGAGCCGTCGCGACGGGCGCTGGCGCGCGACCTCTACGCGATGGTGCGGGACCTGCCGCTGCTCTGCCCCCATGGTCACGTGCCGCCGGCGCTCCTCGCCGATCCCGACGCTCATCTGGGCAATCCTGCCACGCTCTTTGTTATTCCCGACCACTACGTGACGCGCATGCTCTACAGCCAGGGCGTGCCGCTCGAGTCGCTCGGCATTCCCACCCGCGACGGCGCGCCGGTTGAGACCGATCCCCGGCGCATCTGGCAACGCTTCGCCGAACACTTCCATCTCTTTCGGGGCACACCCACCGGTCTGTGGCTGGCCGACGAACTGGTGAACCTGTTCGGCGTCAGTGAACGGCTCGATGGCGCAAGCGCGCAGCGCATCTACGACCATCTGGAGGCGCAGCTTGCGCGACCCGAGTTTCGCCCGCGGACGTTGCTGGCGCGTTTCAACATCGCCTTGCTGTGCACCACCGATGCCGCCACCGACCCGCTCGACCAACATCGGCAGATCCATGCCTCGGGACTGACCTACGTTCGCCCGACCTTCCGCCCCGACGCGCTGCTGGCCATCGATGCTCCCGACTGGCCCGCCCAGATCGCCCGCCTCAGCGAACGTTCGGGTATAGATGTAGTAGACTATAGCGGTTTCATTCGAGCCCTGGAAGCCCGACGGGCAGCCTTTAAGGCCCTTGGCGCCCTGGCGACCGACCATGGCGTGCTGACCCCGGCCACCGAGCGCCTGAGCGACGGAGAAGCCGGGCGCATCTTCGCCCGCGCGCTGCGGCGCGCCGCCGACGCGCGGGACGCGGCGCGCTTCACCGCCCACATGTTGATGGAGTTCGCGCGGATGAGTTGCGAAGACGGTCTGGTTATGCAACTCCATGCCGGGAGCCTGCGCAACCACCACGAACGCCTGTACGCGCGCTTTGGCCCCGACATGGGCGCCGATATTCCCGTCGCCACCGAGTGGACGCGCAACCTGCGCCCGCTGTTGAACGCCTACGGCGCCGATCCGCGCTTCCGTCTCATCCTCTTCACCCTCGACGAGAGCGCCTACGGGCGCGAACTGGCCCCTCTGGCCGGACACTACCCGGCGGTGTTGATCGGGCCGCCCTGGTGGTTCTTCGACAGCGTGAACGGCATGCGGCGCTACTTCGCCGAAGTGGTTGAGATTGCCGGCATCTACAACACGGCGGGCTTCAATGACGACACCCGCGCCTTTGCCTCGATCCCCGCCCGGCACGATCTCTGGCGCCGGGTGAGTTGCGACTGGCTCGCCGGTCTGGTGGTTCAGGGCTTGCTCGCCGAGGATGAGGCCGTGGATATGGCCTGCGAACTGGCCTACGGTCTGGCCAGGCGCGCTTACTTCCGAGGAAGCCCCGCAATATGA
- a CDS encoding hydrogenase small subunit, producing MADAINLEEALYHRGVTRRQFLKFCGLMASVLALPPRYAGTIASSLQAAPRLPLVWLEFQDCAGNTESFLRASNPTVSQIVLDLLSVNYHETIMAPAGKQAEQSLEETVKNHPKGYLAVVEGAIPMGEDGVYCTIAGRAAKDIVREVCGNALATIAVGACAWDGGLPAAAPNPTSAVGVKDAVPGITLINMPGCPMNIVNLTGVIVHYLTFKDLPATDQMGRPLFAYGQLIHNYCPRRGHFDAGRFVEEWGDTGHRLGWCLYKMGCKGPQALSNCPSVGWNDATSWPIGSSHGCVGCMSPHFWDTRTPFYERLPNVEGFGIEATADQVGLGVVAGVTAAFAAHGIISAVRGAARPIAKHESPSDQQSGERRDSPSRGSNGP from the coding sequence ATGGCTGATGCAATCAATCTCGAAGAGGCTCTCTACCATCGGGGGGTTACGCGACGCCAGTTCCTCAAGTTTTGCGGGCTGATGGCCTCCGTGCTGGCCCTGCCCCCGCGTTATGCCGGCACGATCGCCTCGTCGCTCCAGGCTGCGCCGCGCCTGCCCCTGGTGTGGCTGGAGTTCCAGGACTGCGCTGGCAACACCGAATCCTTCCTGCGCGCCTCGAATCCCACCGTGTCGCAAATCGTGCTCGACCTGCTCTCGGTGAACTACCACGAGACAATTATGGCCCCCGCGGGCAAGCAGGCCGAGCAGTCGCTCGAAGAGACCGTCAAGAACCATCCCAAAGGGTACCTGGCCGTGGTCGAGGGGGCCATCCCCATGGGCGAGGATGGGGTGTACTGCACCATTGCCGGGCGCGCGGCGAAGGACATCGTGCGCGAAGTTTGCGGGAACGCTCTGGCGACCATCGCCGTCGGCGCCTGCGCCTGGGACGGCGGCCTGCCCGCCGCCGCGCCCAATCCCACCTCGGCGGTGGGCGTCAAGGATGCGGTGCCTGGCATCACGCTGATCAACATGCCTGGCTGCCCGATGAACATCGTCAACCTGACCGGCGTGATTGTGCACTACCTGACCTTCAAGGATCTCCCCGCTACCGACCAGATGGGGCGCCCATTGTTCGCGTATGGGCAACTCATCCACAACTACTGCCCGCGCCGCGGCCACTTCGATGCCGGGCGCTTCGTCGAGGAGTGGGGCGACACGGGCCACCGTCTGGGCTGGTGCCTCTACAAAATGGGCTGCAAAGGGCCGCAGGCCCTGTCAAACTGCCCGAGCGTAGGCTGGAATGACGCCACGAGCTGGCCCATCGGGTCCAGCCACGGCTGCGTGGGCTGCATGTCGCCGCACTTCTGGGACACCCGCACGCCGTTCTACGAACGGCTGCCGAATGTCGAGGGCTTCGGCATCGAGGCTACCGCCGATCAAGTCGGTCTGGGCGTGGTTGCCGGCGTGACTGCAGCCTTCGCGGCTCACGGCATCATCAGCGCCGTGCGCGGCGCCGCCAGGCCGATTGCCAAACACGAAAGCCCCTCCGACCAGCAGAGCGGTGAGCGCAGAGACTCGCCTTCCAGAGGCTCCAATGGCCCATAA